The following coding sequences lie in one Eubacterium ventriosum genomic window:
- the infA gene encoding translation initiation factor IF-1, whose protein sequence is MSKADVIEIEGTVVEKLPNAMFRVELENGHIVLAHISGKLRMNYIKILPGDKVTIEMSPYDLSKGRIIWRDK, encoded by the coding sequence ATGTCAAAAGCAGATGTAATTGAAATAGAAGGAACAGTTGTAGAAAAACTTCCTAACGCTATGTTCCGTGTAGAATTAGAAAACGGACACATAGTACTTGCTCACATTAGCGGAAAGTTAAGAATGAACTATATTAAGATTCTTCCTGGTGACAAAGTAACAATTGAAATGTCACCATACGATCTTTCAAAAGGAAGAATCATCTGGCGTGATAAATAA
- the map gene encoding type I methionyl aminopeptidase, producing the protein MAVTIKSEREIQLMREAGKILAKVHEELAQEVKAGMTSYQIDKICEEIIRGYGCIPSFLGYEGYPGSVCISINDEVVHGLPSKDKIVRDGDIVSLDTGVIYKGYQSDAARTIAIGEISKEAQQLIDVTKQSFFEGIKFAKEGNHLYDISAAIGDYAEKFGYGVVRDLVGHGIGTEMHEDPQIPNFRQKRKGMKLQAGMTLAIEPMINIGRPDVAWTDDDWTVVTDDGSLSAHYENTILITKGEPEILSL; encoded by the coding sequence ATGGCAGTTACAATTAAGTCAGAAAGAGAAATTCAATTAATGAGAGAAGCCGGAAAAATTCTTGCGAAAGTTCACGAAGAACTTGCACAGGAAGTAAAAGCCGGAATGACATCTTATCAGATAGATAAGATTTGCGAAGAGATAATCAGAGGATATGGATGTATCCCTTCATTTTTAGGATATGAAGGATATCCCGGATCAGTTTGTATATCAATTAACGATGAAGTAGTTCATGGCTTACCAAGCAAAGACAAAATCGTTAGAGATGGTGATATAGTAAGTTTGGATACAGGTGTTATTTATAAAGGATATCAGTCTGATGCAGCAAGAACGATTGCTATTGGAGAAATAAGTAAAGAAGCACAGCAACTTATAGATGTTACAAAACAGAGCTTTTTTGAAGGAATCAAATTTGCAAAAGAAGGAAATCATTTATATGACATTTCAGCAGCAATTGGTGACTATGCTGAAAAGTTTGGATATGGTGTTGTAAGAGATTTAGTTGGACACGGTATAGGAACAGAAATGCATGAAGATCCACAGATACCTAACTTTAGACAAAAGAGAAAAGGTATGAAGCTTCAAGCAGGAATGACATTGGCAATAGAACCAATGATTAATATTGGCAGACCTGATGTTGCGTGGACAGATGATGACTGGACAGTAGTTACAGATGATGGTTCACTTTCAGCACATTATGAAAATACAATCCTTATTACAAAGGGTGAACCTGAAATTTTATCATTATAA
- the rpmJ gene encoding 50S ribosomal protein L36 gives MKVRSSVKPICEKCKVIKRKGIVRVICENPKHKQRQG, from the coding sequence GTGAAAGTTAGATCATCAGTTAAACCAATTTGCGAAAAATGCAAAGTCATTAAAAGAAAAGGGATTGTCAGAGTTATCTGTGAAAATCCAAAGCACAAACAGCGTCAGGGATAA
- the rpsM gene encoding 30S ribosomal protein S13: protein MARISGVDLPREKRVEIGLTYIYGIGLTSSKRILTEAGVNPDTRCKDLTDDEVKKISDVIDASQTVEGDLRREIALNIKRLQEIGCYRGIRHRRGLPVRGQNTKNNARTRKGPKRTVANKKK from the coding sequence ATGGCTCGTATTTCAGGTGTTGATTTACCAAGAGAAAAGAGAGTTGAAATTGGCTTGACTTATATTTATGGTATCGGTCTTACAAGCTCAAAGAGAATTTTAACTGAAGCTGGTGTTAATCCAGACACACGTTGTAAGGATTTGACAGATGATGAAGTTAAAAAGATTAGCGATGTTATCGATGCAAGTCAGACAGTTGAAGGTGATTTAAGAAGAGAAATCGCATTAAACATTAAGAGATTACAGGAAATTGGATGCTACAGAGGTATCCGTCATAGAAGAGGACTTCCAGTTCGTGGTCAGAATACAAAGAACAATGCCAGAACAAGAAAAGGTCCTAAGAGAACTGTAGCAAACAAGAAAAAATAG
- a CDS encoding adenylate kinase, whose translation MKIIMLGAPGAGKGTQAKMIAEKYSIPHISTGDIFRANIKNGTELGKKAKTFIDAGQLVPDELVVDLVIDRFKEDDCKNGYVLDGFPRTIPQAEALDNALKAIGDKVDFAIDVEVPDENIVRRMGGRRACVGCGATYHVVYNPTKEEGTCDTCGGELIVRDDDKPETVLSRLEVYHNQTQPLIDYYKEQGILKSVDGTVDMKDVFKAIVEILGA comes from the coding sequence ATGAAAATTATAATGTTAGGAGCACCTGGTGCAGGAAAAGGCACACAGGCAAAGATGATTGCTGAAAAGTACAGCATACCACATATCTCGACAGGAGATATTTTTAGAGCAAATATTAAAAATGGAACAGAATTAGGAAAAAAAGCTAAAACTTTTATTGATGCAGGACAGTTAGTTCCTGATGAATTGGTAGTAGATTTAGTTATTGATAGATTTAAAGAAGACGATTGCAAGAATGGTTATGTTTTAGACGGTTTCCCTAGAACAATTCCACAGGCAGAAGCATTAGACAATGCACTTAAGGCAATTGGTGATAAAGTTGATTTTGCAATTGATGTTGAAGTGCCTGATGAAAACATTGTTAGAAGAATGGGTGGCCGTAGAGCCTGTGTTGGATGTGGAGCTACATATCATGTAGTATATAATCCAACAAAAGAAGAAGGAACATGTGATACATGTGGCGGAGAACTTATCGTAAGAGATGATGATAAGCCTGAAACAGTTTTAAGCCGTCTTGAAGTATATCACAATCAGACACAGCCATTAATAGATTATTATAAGGAACAAGGCATCTTAAAGAGTGTTGATGGAACAGTTGATATGAAAGATGTTTTTAAAGCAATAGTTGAAATTTTAGGAGCATAA
- the rpsK gene encoding 30S ribosomal protein S11 yields MAKKVTKKVTKKRVKKNVEHGQAHIQASFNNTIVTLTDAEGNALSWASAGGLGFRGSKKSTPYAAQMAAETATKAALVHGLKTVDVMVKGPGSGREAAIRALATCGLEVTSIKDVTPVPHNGCRPPKRRRV; encoded by the coding sequence ATGGCTAAGAAAGTTACAAAGAAAGTGACAAAAAAGCGTGTTAAGAAAAACGTTGAACACGGACAGGCACATATTCAGGCATCATTTAACAATACAATTGTTACATTAACAGATGCAGAAGGAAATGCTTTATCATGGGCAAGTGCTGGCGGTCTGGGATTTAGAGGTTCAAAGAAATCTACTCCTTATGCAGCTCAGATGGCAGCAGAAACTGCAACTAAAGCAGCTTTAGTACACGGTTTAAAAACAGTAGATGTTATGGTTAAGGGTCCAGGATCAGGTAGAGAAGCAGCTATTCGTGCGCTTGCTACATGCGGTCTTGAAGTTACAAGCATTAAGGATGTAACACCAGTTCCACATAATGGATGTCGCCCACCAAAGCGTAGAAGAGTCTAA